In Paramormyrops kingsleyae isolate MSU_618 chromosome 11, PKINGS_0.4, whole genome shotgun sequence, the genomic window TATGgtcaaatgaacaaaatattCTGTTCTCCCAGCTCTGTGTCTTCTCCAAAAATACCTGTATTCGGGCCGTAACGATACACATATTTGTCAGtaaatcattttctttttggaaCACTTTTTGGAGATTAATCAGATTGTTCTTGATACAGGCAGGTTCTAAATTCAGATGTAGATGTTcagcattgaatgctaactgtGGCTAAATTTGTTGTGGTGAAGCTGAAGTTGCTTAAAGACTCCCCCTTGTCACTATAATCAGTagtttggggacattttggttgGCCAATGTATTGCACCAGTGAAGAGAAAGGAGCTGATAAGAGCGATATCCTGTGGGGCTGTTACCGCGGCGGAAACAGTACAAGTGTAGATTAAAGACGCAGAGAGATTCTAAAACTAAAACTATGGCTGTACAGTTGTTGGTTGTCACAGATATGTGCCCCTACTCAGTATTACAGAGCAGGTGACTTATGAGTTTTATGACAGTcttatttttaagttttattttacatatttatttttacaatcttttaggttttgttattcagacacatTAACAAACATGTTGCCTTTTGTTTGGTTTCCAGCTGACCCTAGTTGTCTTCATGTTTGCAGtgttagtaaaaaaaaaaaataataaatttaaactttttttctgtgCTGGACCAAAATTGCACCAAACCATGAACCCAGACCCAATGTTTGTACTGAACTGTGAGTGTTGTGCATCTTTACACCTTTAATCTGTattcataattatttttttattttgccctCAAATTAGACTTTTAAAAATGATCTTAAAAGAGCAAGACTCCCAATCTTTTGTCAGGGCCTTGAACCCAAAACCATTCGGATGTATTCCATTATGCTTCACTTCCTTCTCCACTACGCTACATACTGCTTTCATTATGGGCCCCTTTTCTAAGGAACACTCAAGTTGACCCCGGAAGTTTCTTGATGAAATCAGCAGAGGTGCAACAATTAATCGACTTGATCGACTAAAATCGACAACCAAAttagttgccaactaatttaatagTTGAATTTGGTTGGTATTGTCAGCATGAATGTTTCTTGCactaatttgaaatgttttgatGTTACTGCTCACTAGAGAGAAGTTAaatgacataagaacataagaaatttacaaacgtgaggaggccattcggcccatcaatctcgtctggggagaacttaactaatagctcagagttgttaaaatcttatctagctctgatttaaaggaacccagggttttagcttccgctacactagcaggaagactattccatactctaactacacgctgtgtaaagaagtgcttcctcaaattcattttaaaatgttctcccgctaatttccacttacggccacaagttctagtatttaaactaatattgaaatagccatttggctgaacagcatccagacccgttagaatcttatagacctgggtcatgtccccccttagtctcctttgcacATGTTAAAGTGAGATGGTagtttcaaaaacaaaaacttcAGAAGTCTGCAAACATTTCACGCTaaactccaaaaaaaaaaggttgccAGTTGCATAATTTGTAAAGTTGACCTTAGCTGGCATGGGAGCGCATCCTCTGTACTCGAGCATCTGGAGAGGAGACGTCGGCTCACTGGATTAAGAAGACTCATCTTAGCAAGTCAGTTATGCTAGCTAGCAGGTTGgctaatgttaatattaaaaactCATGTTATGAGCTGTAACATTTTCTATTTTGAAAAGCACATTCACTTGAATTGTTAATGGAGTTGGATAATGCTGGTCTTACACCTAACGACTTTTCCAAATTTCAACATCACAGAAAAATATCCATCATCGGACAAAATCATGAAAGTTTTACTGGAGTTGCGTGAAGTAGCATGTTTCTGTCATCTCGATCGTCGGGTGTAAGGTGGTCAAAATAGCTGTCTtaagtcagtctttctagtgtctTGATGTTCAGATAAAATCGAATGTGTTTAATATTATCGTAAGTTTTAAGTCTTAGCTCATGCAAATAGTGACTACCTCTTCCAGAGGTTCCCAGTGTCTCCCACATATTGATAGCGATTGAGAGTGACAGATGTAGCCACAGAGTGAGAGATCTGCTTTGTATTAACCTATACTGTTATACTGATGTCATGTATACAGTATAGGCTAATGCAAgtgttgagtgtgtgtgtgtgtttcagtggTGTGGACCAATTCAGCATGTGTATGTGCAAGTGCTTCAGTAATTTTGCCCTAAACAGCCTCATATGCTGACTTTCCTCCATTTCAACACAGAAGTGTGACTGTAGAGATTAGTTGCAACGAAGTGTAGACAGACAGCAGAATGCACAATGTACAGAAAGCACATTTCTGTCCTTAGTGTTAAATTTTAGATTTAGATGGAATACTGTTTTGGCACATTTAACTGCTGCTATATTGCTTATCCTTGGTTTTAAATTTTAACAGGACGGATTTAACAGGAtattggatttttttatttatcttttgtATTAACAGAAACATTCATTAAAaggttgcattttaaaaataagttttgAGCTTTATTGTCTTGAAACAACCtcaaagtaaatttaaaagctgATAGCTGATACCAAGTAAGAGTTATTTGGTAACTGGGTGATTCATCTGAATAATCGATTATTCGGTTTCAATAATCAATATACTATcaaaatatttgtttgttgtagCGCTAgaagtctgttttttttaatgatgggGCTGCATTTGCTGATACTGCAGTCAAGTTCTTTCTCGGTGTAATGTCCAGAGTCTTTCCAGACAAGCTGTCAGTCAGACGTATGTCCTTACTGTAAGACATGAATGGCTCTCCCTGTAGGGGAGTGTTTCCCTGAGTTTGACAGGGAGCttgcagggagcaaaaacgtagaCCGACTGTGGTTTccagaggactggattgggaaccACTGCCATAGGGTGCTTAAGACTAGTCTGACATCACCTGAGTGAGTCCAAAGTGCAGCTAGTTGACTCATACCTGGATACTGAGACCTTGGTGTGACTTTGCCAACGTTTTCTTCTCTAACCCCCTTTCCTTGTTCCCTCCCCAGATTAGAATGCAGTCCTCAGGCCACCGGCTGCATGACATGGAACagcaccgccccctgctgggccaGGAGGAGGAGCTAGCGCACGGGGCGTCGGCGAGGATCGTCGACCGGGTCTGGTTCATCCAGGATGGCTGCGGCATGATATGTGCGGTTCTCACCTGGTTCCTGGTGCTCTATGCCGACTTCGTGGTCACCTTCGTCATGCTTCTGCCTTCAAAAAGCTTCTGGTACTCCCTGGTCAATGGCGTGGCTTTCAATGGCCTGGCCTTACTGGCGCTGGCCTCGCACCTGCGCACGATGCTGACGGACCCGGTGAGTTAGTGTGGGATTCAGTTTATTATAAGGCGTCTCTGATTGGCCccaatcaatttttttttttttggctcaaCTAGTCTTCCTAAAAATCCCTTTCAGGACTTGGAATGTTGTAATtgtggctcatgggagttttacttacataaaaatgttccgagtgcagaaggaaaaattggttcagataaccaatcagattgtagaggaggtgggtccaagcaactagaggaggcggggccaGCCGATCAGATgtcctctataatctgattggtttggCGGAGGTGAGGTGTTAATGGTGGTGAGTGGAGCCAACTGGATTGTCCAGAGAGGATGTCGGTGCAGAACCTGAATGAGGCAGCTACAAGATAGCCTTTGTAAGGGCAGGTTGAAGGCTGGTCACATGATGTAGTGTTTGTATTTCACTCCCTGTAGGCCTAAAGGATTCCATTGGCAGAATGCGCTGGGTATAAAGTCTAGGGCAGGACAGGGTGCGTCTCCGCAGATTCAAATAAGAAACATTAACTGCCTGACAGGCTAATCGTTTCGACAGCAATAGGAGTTTTGTCCACTGCAGCCAATTGCTGCCCACTGTGGTGGCAGCTGGCCGTGATGATGCTGAGACTTTTACCCTAGATGGATGGGATTCCTATCCATCAGGGAGCTGCTCTTGGCAGTAGTGGCAGTAGGGAGAGTAAGTCTCCCACAGGATCTGCCTGTTTCCACCTGTTTCCATGGGCCATCGGAACGTTTGTGCTGTGGTCAGGTCTTCAGGGTCTCCGCCGACTCGTATCTGAGATCCCTGCACCTCAGGCTGCTAGCACAGCACCGGGCCGCTGCTTTATATGCATCTTCGTCTTTCGTTTAGTTTGATCAGTCAGTGCTTAGGATACTAGCATGATAGATTCtgaattttaaaacaaaaatggacaaatgGAAAGTTAAAGAATTTTGATGACCAATCAGTTTGCCAGATAAGACAAAATTGcagtttaaaatgcaaaataggTGCAGTGAAATTATTGGACAGTGACGCAGCCCCAGgcctggactggccatctggcaaaAGGAAGAATCTGtcatgggaccccccccccccacacacacacacacacacacacacacgcacacacacacacacacacacacacacacgcacacacacacacacacagacttggCGTGTGTGGAGGACCCCAGCCTAGCCCACAGGGCTCTTTGGAGAGGCTAGGGAGGGGTCCGATCAGCCTGGGggtgccccaccccccatggagccaggcctgggtaGCAGTCAGCATCAGTAAGGATACTAATGATGCAATTGGGATTCAACAGCAGCTGCTGGACTGGCcaattaattatatatttaataggCTTGAGTCATATGTGCACTGTCGGCACTGTCGGAGGTCCGCGGGGTTTGCTGTGGCTCTATAATGTGCAGCCCCAGGAGATGGCAAGTGGTGGATCGCGGTGCTGCATCCTGTGCAGCGGGGGCTCGACGCCACATGTGCCACAGCCCATCTACCCGCTGGCTGCTCTGTGCAGTACACTGGCAGTACACTGGCATCACCGTCGGGATCGATCCAacagcaggcaggcagaggctgTGTGAGCGGCCCGGATCCGGCTGCCGTGCTGTCTGACTCGCTGTCCCTCTTTTAGTGCAATCGATAATGTCGTTCTACTGCATTTTCAGTAAAATCACCACTGCATCTtaggttttttttaaactcaTTTCGCGAGTGTACAAAATAGGCATTCAGGCTAGGAATACCTCGCAACATACTCGGAATACCTCGCAACATACTCGGAATACCTTGCAACATACTCGGGTGACAGAATTAGTCGGTTGGTGTATTGAGCTTAAACGACATTTGTGCCCCTGTCAGTTTCGGTAAATCAGCCGTCCTCTTCATCATGTAGCCACATGGGCAACACCAGCCTGCGGTGGTTCAGTCAGCACGGATAAACCGCCTAATTAGGACAGGCTGTATGTCTGTGGTGTAACGCTCGAGTTCTCCCTGATTTTAGGAAGTGAGGAAGAGGAAGCCAGGCTGAATTACGCAGTGCAGCAGGGATGAGGGACAGTCTGATTTGTTCATTCTTTGTTGTTAGTGACAGACAAGCTTAACTCCTCCTACTGCTTAGTGCCTTCAAGGACTAAGAGAATGTGAGTCCTCGctcctgcccaccccccccatcatgAAACTAAATTTCTGCAGGAAGGGCACCCACTGTGCCCCCTGCAGCCTAAGCCACAGAGTAGGACGTGTGTGGTGTCGCAAGGCTCCATTTCAGCCCAGTGCCTCACACGTGACCTGCCCTCACACAGGGGGCAGTACCCAAGGGCAACGCCACCAAGGAGTACATGGACAGCCTGCAGCTGAAACCCGGGGACGTCATCTATAAGTGTCCCAAGTGCTGCAGCATTAAGCCGGAGAGAGCCCACCACTGCAGGTACACTGcacggggcgggggggtgtcGCTCGGTGGAATGATGCTGCGTTGCTGTTTTTTCGTCCAGTCTGCAGTGAGTAAATGCCCCCTTGTgtcaacctccccccccccccttcgtaCAGCATCTGTAAGAGATGCATCCGCAAGATGGACCACCACTGTCCTTGGGTCAACAACTGCGTGGGGGAGAACAACCAGAGGTTCTTCGTCCTGTTCACGGTTCGTGAGCGCTTTGCCCCGCCCTCTACATGTCATGTGACTTGATGACTTTCTGTTGTTTCCGGCCAGATCTTGAGTCTCCTGTAGTACTTCCCTTTTTTGTTAAGGCCTACAAACTACTGTGCCGCtaacaccccccgccccccccccccagcatttgTAGCCCATGGCAGCGGTTAAGCAAAGGGACTTCCAGGCTGAAAGTTGTCGGCCCACATTTTATAAAGCGCCCCGCTTTATGCGATGCAGAAAAAATCTGCAGAAATATGTTGCTGCGTGAACAGAAAACTGGATAAAATATAACTgcctaaatatataaataaggaCCCGGGGAAGGAAAGCGACAAACAAGTTAATTATCTGAGTAGCGGGCTGTCCGGATGCAGCCTGCAGGAGAACGTTTCAAGTGCAGCGATGCCTTTTAAATGAAATCTCAGCCTATAGGCTGAAGCCTCCTCAGACATCAGAGGCTTGTAGGAGCCTGTTTGTCTGCTTTTCTTTGTAATGCAATAGCTGTTTGTTTGGTAAACATTAAGTGTCTCCGATGGCTCCTTTGTGCTGCTGAGTAGCTGAAAATGGGTCAAGTAAGCAGTGCAGTAATAAGCCCTCTACGGTCGCCCTCGCGGCACTGCGGTCGCCCTCGCGGCACTGCGGTCGCCCTCGCGGCACTGCGGTCGCCCTCGCGGCACTGCGGTCGCCCTCGCGGCACTATGGTCTTTCAGCAGCTGTGCTGCCCTACagcgtgatttttttttaagctccCCATGGATTCATTCGGGCTTGCACCATGAGGAACGAGGAGTCCCTggagcaaaccccccccccccccccacatgcagaGAAGATGAATGCAGCGTACTGAGGTGTTACTGTTCACTGGCCTGCAAGGTGTAGCAGACTAGCAGACCTCCttatccctccctccctccctctctctctctctctctctctctctctctttttctctctctctctccagatGTATATAGCCCTGATTTCTATCTACGCCCTTGGCTTGAGTGGAATGCAGTTCTTCATCTGTGTCAAAGTGCAGTGGAACGGTACGTGTCTTCGGGATTCAGCCGGTGGTGACGCTGTGCAGAGCGTCAGAAATGAGACAGTTCGTTAGCAGCCGTGcagtttggatggatggatggatggatggaaggaggGAAAGAAAAAGAATTGAAGGTGGACTGGAGATGACCAGGCTTGTCATTAAATACAGCTTGTTCACACACCCTCAGGCCCTGCTTGGATTTAATGCCTGTCTTCATGAATCTCTCCTCCTAACATCTGAAGGCCGCTAAGGACATGGAGCTGTGCTGGTTCGGCCCAGTCCTCAGGGCCCATGGCTGACCTCTGGTCTTCCTCCTTCCTAGAGTGCAGCGACTTCTCTCCGCCGGTCGCTGTGCTGCTTATGATCTTCCTCTGCCTGGAGGGCCTTCTCTTCCTCACCTTCACCGCCGTCATGTTCGGCACGCAGATCCACTCCATCTGCAACGACGAGACGGTGAGTACGAACCCCCCAGGAGGATCGAAAGGGGGGACAAATTCCTGAGCAGTATTTGGGCACAGGTTggtatgtgtatgtgaaagttttaattttggaccttattaaaaatattaattattgcAGTGAATTTCTTTGTTgtgattttaataataatatatagtgcttttcacaGTCCCAAGGTcgctttacacacacacacacacacacacacacacacacacacaaatatatactTATAAAGTGTTCTACACCACTGTCAGCATTTGTATGTAGCCGTCacgttattttatttatacatctcACTGGACACTGGATCATTCTCGCCGGCCGATGCTGGGCGGCGGCAGGTGTGGCACCTCACTGCGCTCACTTTCTCGCACTGTCCGGCCCACAGGAGATCGAGAGGCTGAAAAACGAGAAGCCCACTTGGGAGCGCCGCACGCGCTGGGAGGGCATGCGGGCCGTGTTCGGAGGCCAGCCCTCACTGCGCTGGATCAACCCCTTCGCCGGGCTCCGCCTGCGGCGCCTGTTCACGCCGCACTCGCGCTGGGGCCCGGAGCTCGCGGTCTAAGCTTGCCGGCCTCTCCCACCGGCCTCTCCCGCCGCCCCCGGCCACAGTGAGCCTCCGGGGGGGGAGCTTTCCTGCTGGGGGAGGATGGGAGCACCTTTGCTTTCAGACAGCTGGAGGAGGTCAGCCTGTCCTACAGGACTGTGTGGGAGGCAGtagagctctctctctctgtcacacacacacactacacacagaATCTTTTATGGGACTTTAATGCTCCATGCTTTTAAGTGGTACTGAACAAAAGGGAAAAataagaagtttttttttcatgttcagTGCCAATAGACTTGTAGTACTAAGCACTACacaaaggtgtttttttttgcgtgAGATGCTGACACTccatggcgccccctggtgCTCTCAAGACGAAGTTCAATCTGTGGAGGCATACAGCCGGAGACTGCAGCAGAGGGGT contains:
- the zdhhc7 gene encoding palmitoyltransferase ZDHHC7, producing the protein MQSSGHRLHDMEQHRPLLGQEEELAHGASARIVDRVWFIQDGCGMICAVLTWFLVLYADFVVTFVMLLPSKSFWYSLVNGVAFNGLALLALASHLRTMLTDPGAVPKGNATKEYMDSLQLKPGDVIYKCPKCCSIKPERAHHCSICKRCIRKMDHHCPWVNNCVGENNQRFFVLFTMYIALISIYALGLSGMQFFICVKVQWNECSDFSPPVAVLLMIFLCLEGLLFLTFTAVMFGTQIHSICNDETEIERLKNEKPTWERRTRWEGMRAVFGGQPSLRWINPFAGLRLRRLFTPHSRWGPELAV